One Natrinema marinum genomic window carries:
- a CDS encoding DUF7269 family protein: protein MRPRRTTIVALFGLALVAIGTGLGVVQPGDSGGAGGLVALLVLVALGLGFQTVRGSLDGTADAPTVPWAGDDAFATPAPERTDRKPPLSSDDLAGLIETAGERARDEESVDEGLEAVRPALRETLIDALEQGGRSRSEVEAALTDGSWTDDRVAASVLAADVAPPNRSFRERVRVWLSPERVVRQRARRATDAVAAAADDALPTVPGQTAPRTVPVVRPTLEDLQRGADGRLQRAVDPRAIARGPQPRRPQVGDELGDAESDGTDGRDYRAEITEETGA from the coding sequence GTGAGGCCCCGTCGAACGACGATCGTCGCCCTGTTCGGGCTGGCGCTCGTCGCGATCGGGACCGGTCTGGGAGTCGTCCAGCCCGGCGACTCCGGGGGTGCCGGCGGGCTCGTCGCCCTGCTCGTCCTCGTCGCGCTCGGTCTTGGCTTTCAGACGGTCCGCGGCTCGCTCGACGGGACCGCCGACGCACCGACCGTTCCGTGGGCGGGCGACGACGCCTTCGCGACCCCCGCGCCCGAGCGGACCGACCGCAAGCCCCCGCTCTCGAGCGACGACCTCGCCGGGCTGATCGAGACGGCCGGCGAGCGGGCCCGAGACGAGGAGAGCGTCGACGAGGGACTCGAGGCGGTCCGCCCCGCGCTCCGAGAGACGCTGATCGACGCGCTCGAGCAGGGCGGGCGCTCGCGATCGGAGGTCGAGGCGGCGCTCACGGACGGGAGCTGGACCGACGACCGGGTCGCCGCGAGCGTCCTCGCGGCCGACGTGGCGCCGCCGAATCGCTCGTTTCGCGAGCGGGTTCGCGTCTGGCTCTCGCCCGAGCGCGTCGTCCGCCAGCGGGCCCGACGGGCCACCGACGCGGTCGCCGCGGCCGCAGACGATGCGCTGCCGACGGTCCCAGGCCAGACCGCGCCTCGAACCGTACCGGTCGTCCGGCCCACTCTCGAGGACCTCCAGCGTGGCGCGGACGGGCGGCTCCAGCGCGCGGTCGATCCGCGGGCGATCGCCCGCGGACCGCAGCCGCGCCGGCCGCAGGTCGGCGACGAACTCGGGGATGCCGAATCGGACGGAACGGACGGGCGAGACTATCGCGCCGAGATCACGGAGGAGACCGGCGCGTGA
- a CDS encoding DUF58 domain-containing protein gives MSRRQRRWRGAIAATIALAVVGFVGNAPALLLGSIVPLAFVAYGSLSRVRDPEGLVATRTVAPTPAPPGRPVTVTLEVTNDGDRTLTDVRLADGVPRALAVLEGTPRAGVTLEPGESHSVTYLVVARRGEYDFDPPECRLRGLGASAVATVSLPVSGDRSLVCRLDADAPPIEEDGAGHTGQFTADDPGDGVSFHSTREYRPDDPADRIDWRHYAKRGTLATVNYERQVSATVVLVVDARAANRVVAGRGRPTGVELEAYAATHALTDLLQSGHDVGVAVIGLDGPGPAGCHWLEPASGRDQRTRGLELLRTAADGDSAADSRPNQTRADARRTEAQVRKVLELVPPNAQLALFTAALDGAPVDAVETWRGAGLPVAVCSPDIVPENTVSGQYEQVRRRTRLARCQAAGARTVDWRRGTPLPLVIEHAFAADARLSNTRLLGGGGSANDGGGPDEDGAAGGEHDERAERDPQTGRRTRPGGDD, from the coding sequence GTGAGCCGTCGACAGCGACGCTGGCGGGGTGCCATCGCGGCGACGATCGCCCTCGCGGTCGTCGGATTCGTCGGCAACGCGCCGGCCCTGCTGCTCGGGTCGATCGTTCCGCTCGCGTTCGTCGCCTACGGGTCGCTGTCCCGCGTTCGGGACCCCGAGGGGCTCGTCGCGACCAGGACGGTCGCGCCGACGCCCGCGCCGCCGGGCCGCCCTGTGACCGTCACCCTCGAGGTGACAAACGACGGCGACCGGACGCTGACCGACGTTCGACTCGCCGACGGCGTCCCCAGAGCGCTGGCCGTCCTCGAGGGGACGCCGCGGGCCGGCGTGACGCTCGAGCCCGGCGAGAGCCACAGCGTGACGTACCTCGTCGTGGCCCGGCGCGGGGAGTACGACTTCGACCCGCCGGAGTGTCGGCTCCGGGGGCTCGGGGCGAGCGCGGTGGCGACGGTCTCACTGCCGGTGTCGGGCGACCGGTCGCTCGTCTGCCGACTCGATGCCGACGCGCCGCCGATCGAGGAGGACGGGGCCGGCCACACCGGCCAGTTCACCGCTGATGACCCCGGCGACGGCGTCTCGTTTCACTCGACCCGGGAGTACCGCCCCGACGACCCCGCCGACCGGATCGACTGGCGACACTACGCGAAACGCGGGACGCTCGCGACGGTCAACTACGAGCGACAGGTGTCGGCGACCGTCGTGCTGGTCGTCGACGCGCGCGCGGCGAACCGCGTCGTCGCCGGCCGCGGGCGGCCAACTGGCGTCGAACTCGAGGCCTACGCCGCGACGCACGCGCTGACCGACCTGCTGCAATCGGGCCACGACGTCGGCGTCGCCGTGATCGGCCTCGACGGCCCCGGCCCCGCGGGCTGTCACTGGCTCGAGCCGGCCAGCGGGCGCGACCAGCGGACGCGCGGGCTCGAACTGCTCCGGACGGCGGCCGACGGCGATTCGGCGGCCGACAGCCGGCCGAATCAGACGCGGGCGGACGCCCGACGGACGGAGGCACAGGTCCGCAAAGTGCTCGAGCTCGTCCCGCCGAACGCACAGCTCGCCCTGTTTACGGCCGCCCTCGACGGGGCCCCGGTCGACGCGGTCGAGACCTGGCGCGGCGCGGGGCTACCGGTCGCGGTCTGCTCGCCCGATATCGTCCCCGAAAACACCGTCAGCGGTCAGTACGAGCAGGTGCGACGACGGACGCGACTGGCGCGCTGTCAGGCCGCCGGCGCTCGCACGGTCGACTGGCGGCGGGGGACGCCGCTGCCGCTGGTCATCGAGCACGCCTTCGCCGCCGACGCGCGGCTCTCGAACACGCGGCTCCTCGGTGGCGGCGGGTCGGCGAACGACGGCGGCGGACCGGACGAGGACGGAGCGGCGGGAGGCGAACACGACGAACGCGCCGAACGAGACCCCCAGACCGGGCGGCGGACGCGGCCGGGAGGTGACGACTAG
- a CDS encoding AAA family ATPase — protein sequence MDETNATPDDAARTVRRVVERIEEAAVVDRTVLHTLLSAVLARGHVLLEDVPGTGKTVTARVIAESMGLEFKRIQFTPDLLPSDVTGSMIYDEQAGEFEFAQGPVFTNVVLADEINRAPPKTQAALLEAMEERQVSVDGTTYELPEPFVVVATQNPIEQEGTFRLPEAQRDRFSVKTSLGYPDRDGELGLLERRANRRSLSPSVEPVASRQAVTTLQDLTEDVTVDEKVRGYIVDLARQTRADRRADTGVSPRGVQRVFEAARAAALIDGRSYVTPDDVKRLARPTMAHRIVLTTEATVEGVEPSAIVRHAVNAVDVPAVAPGRDEPEPESDAESETDHEPKLEDASDDATEPGADSASPRNR from the coding sequence ATGGACGAGACGAACGCGACGCCCGACGACGCCGCACGCACCGTCCGGCGGGTCGTCGAACGCATCGAGGAAGCGGCGGTGGTCGACCGCACGGTCCTCCACACGCTGCTTTCCGCCGTGCTCGCCCGCGGCCACGTCCTGCTCGAGGACGTGCCGGGGACGGGGAAGACGGTCACCGCTCGAGTGATCGCCGAGTCGATGGGGCTCGAGTTCAAGCGGATCCAGTTCACGCCCGACCTGTTGCCCTCGGACGTGACCGGCTCGATGATCTACGACGAGCAAGCCGGCGAGTTCGAGTTCGCTCAGGGGCCGGTGTTCACGAACGTCGTGCTGGCCGACGAGATCAACCGCGCGCCGCCGAAAACGCAGGCGGCGCTGCTCGAGGCGATGGAGGAACGCCAGGTCAGCGTCGACGGCACGACCTACGAGCTGCCCGAGCCGTTCGTCGTCGTCGCGACCCAGAACCCGATCGAACAGGAGGGGACGTTCCGCCTCCCCGAGGCCCAGCGCGACCGCTTCAGCGTCAAGACCTCGCTCGGCTATCCCGACCGCGACGGCGAACTGGGGCTACTCGAGCGGCGGGCGAACCGGCGGTCGCTCTCGCCGAGCGTCGAGCCGGTCGCGAGCCGGCAGGCGGTCACGACGCTTCAGGATCTGACGGAGGACGTCACCGTCGACGAGAAGGTCCGGGGCTACATCGTCGACCTCGCGCGGCAGACGCGGGCCGACCGGCGAGCCGACACCGGCGTCTCGCCGCGGGGCGTCCAGCGGGTGTTCGAAGCGGCCCGCGCCGCCGCGCTGATCGACGGCCGGTCGTACGTCACCCCGGACGACGTCAAACGCCTCGCCCGGCCGACGATGGCCCACCGGATCGTCCTCACCACCGAGGCGACCGTCGAGGGCGTCGAGCCGAGCGCCATCGTCCGCCACGCGGTCAACGCCGTCGACGTGCCGGCGGTCGCGCCCGGACGCGACGAGCCCGAACCCGAGTCGGACGCCGAATCGGAGACGGACCACGAGCCGAAACTCGAGGACGCGTCCGACGACGCCACCGAACCCGGAGCCGACTCCGCCTCGCCTCGAAATCGGTAA